A region of the Silene latifolia isolate original U9 population chromosome 9, ASM4854445v1, whole genome shotgun sequence genome:
ATTGTTGCAGATATTGACGAATGCTCAAGTTCGTTCAATCCTTGCTCGAATATTTGTACAAACACTGATGGCAGTTAAAAATGCTCGTCACAAAGGTCGGACCGGTGATGGCTTCAAGAACGGGACTGGTTGTATGATCTCTGTAAGAAGCAACATTAGGCGATTTGCTGTGGAATTCAGTCTAGGTAATACAACCTTTTAATCTCTTAGTCTAGGTTTCGTTTAAGTAAAAAGTTAGCTTAGTATAACTTTATGAAGGTGAAGCAAAATACAACCTTTTAATCTCATTTATAAATCGGTACTTTGTAAATGAGTTTAACTCACTTTTAAGTTTTAATAAGATCATGTCAAATGAGGATCAATCTGTTTATGTTTATTGACACTAAAAGAGATTGAGAGTTTAATTGGTGAGTATTATTGACAATGATGTTAGGTATAAATACAAGAGAGATCCTTTAATCAAGGAACCGTATACCCTAAACTAGGAAGCTAATAGCACTAAACTAGGTAACAGAATAACAACAAAATAATTACATTATTTACTAGTTGACTTATTCTATCACACCCCCGCAGTTGATACGGGAGGTAAACGAACGTGTAAACTGTCACGGAAATCATCAAAAAGAACTAGAGGGAGGCCTTTGGTAAAGATATCCGCGATTTGATAACGAGAGGAGATATGAAGTACACGAACTTCACCGCGTTCAACCTTTTCCCGGACAAAATGAATGTCCATTTCGATATGTTTAGTACGTTGGTGTTGAACCGGGTTACCCGAGAGATAAATAGCGCTCACGTTATCACAGTAAACAAGGGTAGCTTTAGGCATAGGGACGTGCAACTCCACTAGTAAATTGCGGAGCCAACACGACTCCGCGACAACATTGGCCACACCACGGTATTCGGACTCGGCACTGGATCGGGATAGTGTGGGTTGTCGCTTGGAAGCCCATGAGATTAAATTAGCACCCAAAAATACACAATAACCAGAAGTAGACCGTCTAGTATCAGGACACCCTCCCCAGTCAGCGTCCGTGTAAGCACGAAGAAGGGAAGGAGCAGATGGATAGAGCCATAAACCACGTTCAGAAGTACCCTGAACATAGCGAACAATGCGCTTAAGGGCGGCCATGTGTTCGGTCATAGGATTGTGCATAAAGAGGCAGATTTGCTGGACGGCATAAGAAATGTCGGGCCTAGTAAAAGTGAGATATTGTAGGGCACCGGCAAGACTACGATAAAGTGTGGGATTATCACACGGAACCGAGGGAGCCGCACTCAATTTCGGTTTTGTATCAACAGGGGTCGCAGCGGGTTTACAAGATATCATACCAGCACGCTCAATAATTTCAGTAGCATATTTGGTTTGAGACAAAAATAAGCCCTTAGAGCAACGCTTGACGGAAATGCCCAAAAAATAACTTAGAGGGCCGAGATCCTTCATAGCAAACTCCGTCTGAAGCTTACTCATAATAGTAGTCCGTAGAGCATCCGAGGAACACGTCAATataatatcatcgacatataacAGTAAATATGCAATATGTGTACCTTGTCGAAAAATGAATAAAGAGTGATCCACTTTGCTGTGAGTAAAACCAATATGAGAAAGATAGTCAGCAAACCGTTTATACCAAGCACGAGGTGCTTGCTTGAGCCCGTATAGCGATTTCTTTAGGAGACAAACATGATCAGGTCGTGATTTGTCCCTATAGCCGATGGGTTGATACATATAGACCGTTTCGTTAAGTGTGCCATGTAAAAAGGCATTTTTAACATCAAGTTGATGAATGGACCATGATTTTGAAAGAGCAAGACATAGTACCGTTCGAATTGTAGAGGGCTTTACCACCGGGCTAAAGGTTTCTCCACAATCGATACCAACTTGTTGCGTTTTCCCATCACCTACAAGACGAGCCTTATACCTTTCAAACGAACCGTCAGAATTATATTTATGACGAAAAATCCACATTGAGCGAATAACATTAACATTCGTAGGACGAGGAACCAAGACCCAAGTCTTATTATTAATAAGAGCAGTATACTCGTCATCCATGGCGAGTTTCCAATTAGTGTCACGGAGAGCCAACACGGGATTTTTTGGAATCGGTGAAATGGCTACAGAGTGAGACAAATTTTGTTCATTGGATGGCTTAATGTATTTGGGGTTTGGTTTTACGATGCCATGATCGGCTCGCGTTGTGGGTTTGGAGGAAGGTAAAGTAACTCGGCTTACGGGGGCACGGCGAGAGTAGGTGATGAGGGGGGATGTCGTGGTCCTAGTGGCTGACCGTGGGACTGGGGACCGGGGCTCGGGTGACAATGGCGTAGGGGAAGGGTCAGTAGGCTCGGGTACAGGCTCGGGCACGACAGGCGTGGTGTTCAGTGGGTGTGTTTGGGTCAGTGAAGAGGGAGGCATGGTCATGTGTCGAAGGACATACGGGGAGACTCCATCATCCAAAAAATCATAGGTGTGAGCATCGGGTTTATGTAATTTGGCAAAAGGAAAAGTGCTTTCGTCAAACAAGACATGACGACAAATAATAATCTTACGTGTAGACATGTCTAAACATTTATACCCACGATGATCTTTAGGATAACCAAGAAACACACACGGAGTAGAACGAGGCTGTAATTTGTGTATAGTGGTAGAAGGTATTAATGGAAAACACAAGCAACCAAAAATACGGAGATGAGTATAAACCGGATTACGATTATACAAAATACGGAGAGGGATATTATAGGCAATGGATTTACTAGGTATGATGTTCAGTAAATAAGTGGCTAAAGAAAGAGCATGATGCCAAAGATTAACAGGGATTGAAGCATGAAAAAGTAAAGTCCGAACAATGTTATTAATAGAGCGAATTTTACGTTCCGCTTTTCCGTTTTGGGAAGATGTGTGAGGGCAGGAAAGTCGAAAAACTAGGCCATTATTCTCACAAAAATCACGAAATAAGCGATTAATAAATTCGGTCCCATTATCACATTGTAACGATTTTATTTTCCGTTCAAATTGAGTTTGGACGAAAGCATGGAATTTAGTTAATATGGGGCCAACTTGATTTTTCTTGTCAACAGGAAACGTCCATAAAAAGTTTGAAAAATCATCCAAAATAACTAAATAATATTTGTGACCAATGGAACTTAAAACAGGTGACGTCCATAGATCACAATGAAGAATATCAAATGGCATACAAGTACGAGAAATAGATGCAGCAAAAGGTAACCGAACATGTTTTCCTAGAGGACATGATTGACAAAACGACTTTTTAGAGTACGAAGTACAATCAATGAatttattttgcctaataatagAAAAGACGGGATCACCCGGATGGCCTAACCGATCATGCCAAACGGATGGAGCTAAGGCAGCAAAAGTAGATGGTACGGCTGATGTTGTTGTGGGAGTAATGGGATAAAGAGCACCCCGACTATCACACCTCATTAGACGAGTCCCCGTCCGCAAATCCTTCACACAAAAACCAAAAGGGTCAAATTCAACAGAGACCTTGTTATCGGTAGTGAATTTTCTAACGGAAATAAGGTTTTTGACTAGTTTTGGGGCAAAAAGGACATTTTTTAATACTAAGGGTGAATGATTTCGAGGTACTGGTGTAGAAAGGGTAGTGTGTCCGTAGCCATTAATTGGAATGGACTCACCGTTTCCGACAATTATACCATTATTAAAACTCTTATTAACAAAAGACGAGAGCGTACCTTGATTCGATGTCATATGAGATGTAGCACCCGTGTCCATCACCCACGGCTCAGGAGGAGTCAAGCCAAGCGTATACATAGCCGCTTCTATGTCAGTCTGAGACGGAGCATTAGCATCAGCAACATATGCCTGTTGGGGCCGAGGGCCCAAAATTCCTTGCTGCTGCCGTGGATAAGACGGCCTCATCATCCAAGGATTCGACGGATAAGGACAGGGCGGGTATCCCCA
Encoded here:
- the LOC141602441 gene encoding uncharacterized protein LOC141602441; this encodes MGQHVMKLKGTSQVTAVKSMLNVSTLREVTQGDTLAIASLVTRAIHILDAQILTNAQVRSILARIFVQTLMAVKNARHKGRTGDGFKNGTGCMISVRSNIRRFAVEFSLALRYG